One Spinacia oleracea cultivar Varoflay chromosome 4, BTI_SOV_V1, whole genome shotgun sequence DNA segment encodes these proteins:
- the LOC110791285 gene encoding syntaxin-52: protein MASTSGDPWMKEYNEATKLADDINGMISEKTAMSGSGPESQRHFSAIRRKITILGNRLDSLEALLPKLPSKQTITERELNRRKDMLSNLRTKTNEMATTLNMSTYANRDSLLGPDTKPVDAVTRASGLDNQGIVSLQRQIMREQDDGLEQLEESVVFTKHIALTVNEELDLHTRLIDNLDEHVDITGSRVQRISRSLAILNKKTKGSCSILCLLLAVAGILILVLAIFVLLKYL, encoded by the exons ATGGCTTCGACATCTGGAGACCCTTGGATGAAGGAGTACAATGAAGCAACCAAATTAGCTGATGATATTAATGGCATGATATCAGAGAAGACTGCAATGTCAGGTTCAGGACCAGAATCCCAGCGTCACTTTTCAGCTATACGGCGAAAGATCACAATCTTGGGGAATAGACTGGATAGCCTAGAAGCCCTGTTACCTAAGCTTCCTAGTAAGCAGACGAT AACAGAGAGAGAGTTGAACCGCCGTAAGGATATGCTTTCCAATTTGAGAACGAAGACAAACGAAATGGCAACCACTTTGAACATGTCAACTTATGCCAACAGAGACAGCTTACTTGGCCCGGATACAAAGCCTGTTGATGCCGTGACTAGAGCTTCTGGGCTGGATAACCAAGGCATTGTTAGTCTACAAAGACAAATCATGAGAG AGCAAGATGATGGCCTTGAACAGTTGGAGGAGAGTGTTGTGTTTACAAAGCATATTGCACTCACTGTGAATGAAGAACTTGATCTACACACAAGACTCATT GACAACCTGGATGAACATGTTGACATTACAGGCAGTCGTGTGCAG CGTATCTCGAGGAGTCTGGCAATTCTGAACAAGAAAACCAAGGGTAGTTGCTCCATCTTGTGCCTACTGTTGGCAGTTGCTGGGATTCTGATTCTAGTCCTTGCTATCTTTGTGTTGTTAAAGTATTTATGA
- the LOC110791286 gene encoding serine/threonine-protein phosphatase PP-X isozyme 2: protein MSDLDKQIEQLKRCEPLKESEVKALCLKAIEILVEESNVQRVDAPVTICGDIHGQFYDMKELFKVGGDCPKTNYLFLGDFVDRGFYSVETFLLLLALKVRYPDRITLIRGNHESRQITQVYGFYDECLRKYGSVNVWRYCTDIFDYLSLSALIENKIFGVHGGLSPSITTLDQIRTIDRKQEVPHDGAMCDLLWSDPEDAVDGWGMSPRGAGYLFGGSVVTSFNHTNNIDYICRAHQLVMEGYKWMFNHQIVTVWSAPNYCYRCGNVAAILELDENLNKEFRVFQAAPQDARGTPAKKPAPDYFL from the exons ATGTCAGACCTTGACAAGCAAATAGAGCAGTTAAAGAGGTGCGAACCCTTGAAGGAATCTGAAGTTAAAGCACTTTGCCTTAAAGCCATAGAAATTTTAGTCGAAGAAAGTAATGTTCAAAGAGTTGATGCTCCTGTCACT ATATGTGGTGACATTCATGGGCAGTTTTATGATATGAAAGAACTGTTCAAAGTTGGTGGTGATTGTCCGAAGACAAACTACCTGTTTTTAGGAGATTTTGTGGACAGAGGATTTTACTCTGTTGAGAcattccttcttcttcttgcCCTTAAG GTGAGATATCCAGATCGGATAACTCTAATTAGAGGGAACCATGAGAGTCGTCAAATTACTCAG GTCTACGGTTTCTACGATGAGTGCCTCCGCAAGTATGGCTCTGTGAATGTTTGGAGATATTGCACCGACATTTTTGATTACTTAAG TTTATCAGCTCTCATTGAGAACAAGATCTTTGGTGTTCATGGTGGTTTATCTCCGTCTATAACAACATTAGACCAG ATACGGACAATTGACAGAAAGCAAGAAGTAccacatgatggtgccatgtGCGACCTCCTATGGTCTGACCCTGAAGATGCAGTTGATGGTTGGGGAATGAGTCCCCGTGGGGCTGGCTACCTTTTTGGTGGCAGTGTGGTTACCTCATTCAACCACACCAATAACATTGATTATATATGCCGTGCACATCAATTGGTAATGGAAGGTTATAAATGGATGTTTAACCATCAGATTGTTACAGTTTGGTCTGCTCCAAATTACTGTTACag ATGTGGTAATGTTGCTGCAATACTTGAGCTTGATGAGAATCTTAATAAAGAATTCCGTGTTTTTCAAGCTGCTCCACAG GATGCAAGAGGAACTCCTGCTAAAAAGCCTGCACCAGATTACTTTCTCTGA
- the LOC110791288 gene encoding O-fucosyltransferase 23 encodes MSLWNCKILKLSYSPFNNLISKCLALVVVGLVSRAVLFPNFFEVDGKGKLVVGDIRVRPLEKDLDYGIRRDKFLEVPQIVWGLNNQKIAFARACLTARMLNRTLLMPSLSASLFYKEIDQLQPISFDKVFQFRKFNSLCSGFVQLGRFSELLNQTQVLELQKGSGRKWTLLRDFDQLKDFSRDLYDQYEVIRIVGKNPFLWHDHWPIKDYAKVFECLALVDEFAKEADRVVSKIRAIGGEAIGEQLAPEQGQGGNGVSSKMQRMPYMAVHMRIEKDWMIHCKKLEQRSNISEICSSKEEIIQRVGNIKKLNKPAVVYLAVADSMLEDKTILSGWKEGLHPFEKKKLGVGHIYEKYPYLIKSAIDYEVCLRADVFVGNSFSTFSSLIVLERTQKMIRMGVSSSCKNNIRWPSYAYNIMGDFGGPRKWLTNMSDTSLQAISYGSNHVTC; translated from the coding sequence ATGAGTTTGTGGAATTGCAAGATTTTGAAGTTATCGTATTCGCCTTTCAATAACTTGATAAGTAAGTGTCTTGCCCTGGTTGTTGTTGGTTTGGTGTCGAGAGCTGTTCTGTTCCCCAATTTTTTCGAGGTTGATGGGAAAGGAAAGCTGGTAGTGGGTGATATTCGTGTGCGGCCATTAGAAAAGGATTTAGATTATGGGATTCGCCGAGACAAATTTCTCGAGGTTCCACAGATTGTTTGGGGGTTAAACAATCAGAAGATAGCATTTGCTAGGGCGTGCCTCACTGCTCGTATGCTGAACCGGACCCTTCTGATGCCGAGCTTGAGTGCTTCATTGTTCTATAAGGAAATAGATCAGTTGCAGCCCATTTCATTTGATAAGGTGTTCCAATTCAGGAAGTTTAATTCCCTATGCAGTGGGTTTGTTCAGTTGGGCCGGTTCTCAGAGCTATTGAATCAGACTCAAGTTCTTGAACTGCAGAAAGGGAGTGGAAGAAAGTGGACGTTGTTGAGAGACTTTGATCAACTGAAGGATTTCAGCAGAGACTTGTATGATCAGTATGAAGTCATACGCATTGTAGGAAAGAACCCTTTTCTCTGGCATGATCATTGGCCTATCAAGGACTATGCTAAGGTATTTGAGTGCTTAGCTTTAGTTGACGAGTTTGCTAAAGAAGCAGATCGTGTTGTTTCTAAGATTAGGGCTATAGGAGGAGAAGCAATAGGTGAGCAATTGGCTCCTGAGCAGGGTCAGGGTGGTAATGGGGTCAGCTCTAAGATGCAGCGTATGCCTTATATGGCTGTTCATATGAGGATAGAGAAAGATTGGATGATCCATTGTAAGAAGCTAGAGCAAAGATCCAACATAAGCGAAATTTGTAGCAGCAAGGAAGAAATTATCCAACGAGTAGGGAACATTAAGAAGCTGAACAAACCAGCAGTTGTTTACCTTGCTGTTGCAGATAGTATGTTGGAAGACAAGACAATATTGAGTGGCTGGAAAGAAGGGTTGCATCCTTTTGAGAAAAAGAAACTAGGTGTTGGTCATATTTATGAGAAATACCCATATCTTATCAAGTCAGCAATTGACTATGAAGTATGTTTAAGAGCAGATGTCTTTGTGGGGAACAGCTTTTCTACATTCTCTAGCCTCATAGTACTTGAGAGGACACAGAAGATGATCCGTATGGGAGTTTCAAGTTCTTGTAAAAACAACATAAGGTGGCCTTCATATGCCTACAATATAATGGGGGACTTTGGTGGTCCGAGAAAGTGGTTGACAAATATGTCAGACACAAGCCTCCAAGCCATTAGCTATGGTTCAAATCATGTCACATGTTAA